In Calditrichota bacterium, the genomic window GGGTTTTGCGGAGGTCGAGATGTCGCTGACCGTAGAAGAAGCGACGCGCGAGGCGAGCCGCTGCCTGCGCTGCGATCTCGAATTCGTCCAACGGCCAGAAGCACGCGCCTGAAGCTGAAGGAAGAGCGACATGGTCAATCTCACCATCAACGGGCTAGCGGTGCAGTTTGAAGAGGGCACCACGCTCCTGGAAGCGGCCAGGTTCATGGGCTTTCCGATCCCCACACTCTGCCACATGGAAGGGCTCTCTCCCTATGGCGCCTGTCGGCTGTGTGTGGTGGAGATTGGCGAGGGGCCGCAGGCGAAGCTGGTGACCTCTTGTACCTATCCGGTCCAGGAGGGGCTGAAAGTGCGCACCGCCTCCGCACGCGTAGTGCGCGCTCGCAAGATGATCATCGAGCTTCTTCTGGCCTCATGTCCTCAGTCGAAGGTTATCCAGGACCTTGCCTCCAAGTTCGAAGTGCGCCAGCAGCGCTTTCGGCAGGAGTACGAAGACTGCA contains:
- a CDS encoding (2Fe-2S)-binding protein produces the protein MVNLTINGLAVQFEEGTTLLEAARFMGFPIPTLCHMEGLSPYGACRLCVVEIGEGPQAKLVTSCTYPVQEGLKVRTASARVVRARKMIIELLLASCPQSKVIQDLASKFEVRQQRFRQEYEDCILCGLCVRMCAEQMAGKAIGFRGRGERRSIGTPFDIRSEECRLCGGCIYVCPACQLRCTYTEPEKAICGGCANLSPPCIEKE